The Exiguobacterium mexicanum genome includes a window with the following:
- a CDS encoding PQQ-dependent sugar dehydrogenase: MKRWILVLSLAVLAGCASEPADAPAPKETPGEESTEETPAEDTPGDAPTSEADDSLTFGASESVVKQLDVPWSMVRTDEGWLISERGGTIAVIDADGNLDRQPVVLEEDVLEIGEGGLLGLALTTDFTTSRQVYAYHTYGTPGDVRNRVVELTWDGERFEETAVVLDDIPGAQFHNGGRLLLDGDALWVTTGDALVPDLAQDETSIAGKVLRVSLSGTGEPTDWIYSSGHRNPQGLTKVGDTLYASEHGASGHDEVNILERGNNYGWPLIEADQEQDGLETPWFEVGETSWAPSGIAADDRYVYMATLRGNRLVAIDRETKEVTPLVEDKGRIRDVWLGDGELYFITNNTDGRGNPSNEDDQLYRLTLE, translated from the coding sequence TTGAAACGATGGATCCTTGTGTTATCTCTTGCCGTATTAGCAGGTTGTGCATCGGAACCTGCTGACGCACCGGCGCCAAAAGAGACTCCGGGCGAAGAGTCGACCGAAGAAACACCTGCGGAAGATACACCAGGCGATGCACCAACATCGGAAGCAGACGATTCGCTGACATTCGGTGCGAGCGAGTCTGTCGTTAAGCAATTGGACGTACCGTGGTCGATGGTAAGGACCGACGAAGGATGGCTTATCTCGGAACGAGGTGGCACAATCGCCGTCATCGATGCGGACGGGAATCTCGATCGACAACCGGTCGTCCTCGAAGAAGATGTGCTCGAAATCGGCGAGGGTGGTTTACTCGGCCTGGCCTTGACGACAGATTTCACGACATCCCGACAAGTGTACGCCTATCATACGTACGGGACACCTGGGGACGTACGAAACCGGGTCGTCGAATTGACGTGGGACGGGGAGCGCTTTGAAGAGACGGCTGTCGTGCTCGATGACATCCCAGGCGCCCAGTTCCACAACGGCGGCCGCTTATTGCTCGATGGCGACGCACTTTGGGTCACCACGGGAGACGCCCTCGTTCCGGATCTCGCTCAAGATGAGACGTCGATTGCCGGAAAAGTGTTACGGGTGTCCTTATCCGGAACAGGCGAGCCGACCGATTGGATTTATTCGTCGGGCCACCGCAATCCCCAAGGTTTGACGAAAGTTGGCGACACGCTCTATGCGAGTGAACATGGGGCGTCCGGTCACGATGAAGTGAACATTCTCGAGCGGGGAAACAACTATGGCTGGCCGCTCATCGAGGCAGACCAGGAACAAGATGGTCTCGAGACACCATGGTTCGAAGTCGGGGAGACATCGTGGGCCCCTTCGGGAATCGCGGCGGACGACCGTTACGTATACATGGCGACGCTTCGGGGGAATCGCCTTGTTGCCATCGACCGAGAGACAAAAGAGGTCACCCCGCTCGTCGAGGACAAAGGGCGTATCCGTGATGTCTGGTTAGGAGACGGAGAGCTCTACTTCATCACGAACAATACGGATGGACGCGGAAATCCGAGCAATGAGGATGATCAGCTGTATCGCTTGACCCTCGAATAG
- a CDS encoding MDR family MFS transporter, whose translation MRKNVTVALLLATFLAAIEGTVVSVATPVIASELNGAALVSWVFAAFLLFTAVSTPIYGKVADLFGRKRVLLFGIGLFTLASLLCGLATSMEQLIVFRALQGLGAGAVLPISMTIIGDLYKYEERGKIQGILSAVWGVSGVLGPVIGGFLVETLSWRYVFLLNVPFALLSFIMIVTFYKETVTETTERIDVKGALLFAFGTTAFLYGLITFSETNVWTASVVASAVFSVILLTSFFLSERRAKTPLLPLELLKQPIIASINGAVFFAAWVLVSMSAYIPIWAQAVLGKSATEAGFMLMPLSVAWTFTSIIGGRTLGAASPRRRAVTGMSLLLIGTIILTLLTQSSPDLFVYLAVAIIGVGFGLSQPMFIVVLQTVVSYRQRGTATAANSFLSTVGQTLGVAVFGAVFNFIVLSGFRDEAGLSDVSLESFFNRSVTETLNTTVRLQGEQLIATGLNTVFIGAALAAFIALLIALRLPANPPEPSRDN comes from the coding sequence ATGAGAAAGAATGTTACGGTCGCGCTGTTGTTGGCGACTTTTTTAGCGGCGATTGAAGGGACGGTCGTCTCCGTCGCAACGCCGGTCATCGCGAGCGAATTGAATGGGGCTGCCCTCGTGAGCTGGGTGTTTGCCGCCTTCTTGCTGTTCACGGCGGTATCGACACCAATCTATGGGAAGGTGGCCGATTTGTTCGGCCGAAAGCGTGTCCTGTTATTTGGAATCGGGCTGTTCACGCTCGCCTCACTTCTTTGCGGACTTGCCACATCGATGGAACAACTGATTGTCTTCCGGGCGCTTCAAGGGCTCGGCGCCGGTGCGGTATTACCGATCTCGATGACGATTATCGGCGATTTGTATAAATACGAAGAGCGCGGCAAGATTCAAGGGATTTTGAGCGCGGTGTGGGGCGTATCGGGCGTGCTCGGTCCGGTCATCGGCGGGTTCTTGGTCGAGACGTTGTCTTGGCGTTACGTCTTCTTATTGAACGTACCGTTCGCACTTTTATCGTTCATCATGATCGTCACGTTCTATAAAGAGACCGTGACCGAGACGACGGAACGGATTGACGTCAAAGGAGCGCTGTTGTTTGCGTTCGGTACGACGGCGTTCTTGTATGGGCTGATCACGTTCAGCGAAACGAACGTCTGGACGGCCTCGGTCGTCGCCAGTGCCGTCTTCAGCGTCATCTTGCTCACCAGTTTCTTCTTATCGGAACGACGGGCGAAGACACCGTTGTTGCCACTCGAATTATTGAAACAACCAATCATCGCGTCGATCAATGGGGCCGTCTTCTTCGCGGCGTGGGTCCTCGTGTCAATGTCGGCCTATATCCCGATTTGGGCACAGGCCGTCCTTGGGAAATCAGCGACCGAAGCCGGATTCATGCTCATGCCACTCTCGGTCGCTTGGACATTCACGTCGATTATCGGCGGCCGTACACTTGGAGCGGCCTCGCCACGGCGTCGGGCCGTGACAGGAATGAGTCTCTTGTTGATCGGGACAATCATCTTGACGCTGCTCACGCAATCAAGCCCAGATCTGTTCGTCTACCTCGCTGTCGCCATTATTGGCGTCGGGTTCGGCTTGTCACAGCCGATGTTCATCGTTGTCTTGCAGACCGTCGTATCTTACCGGCAACGCGGGACCGCGACGGCCGCGAACTCATTTTTGAGTACAGTCGGTCAGACGCTCGGTGTTGCCGTGTTTGGTGCAGTATTCAACTTTATCGTCCTCAGCGGTTTCCGTGACGAGGCGGGCTTGAGCGACGTATCACTCGAATCGTTCTTTAATCGAAGCGTCACCGAGACGTTAAACACGACGGTCCGGCTCCAAGGCGAGCAACTCATCGCCACCGGATTGAATACCGTCTTCATCGGAGCGGCACTTGCGGCGTTCATCGCGTTGTTGATCGCGCTCCGCTTACCAGCTAACCCACCCGAACCTTCACGCGACAACTAA
- a CDS encoding ABC transporter substrate-binding protein: protein MKRKWRLSTAVMTAGMVLTLAACGGGSLTEDEGSNDANADSGDKQDVTLNVFQFKAEIAKDLEAMAKEYEEETGVKVTVQTVGGGADYGAALKSQFASGNEPDIFNNGGFTEAQTWKDKLEDLSDEKWVGDLTEVAKEPMTMDDKLYGMPMNLEGYGFIYNKELFEKAGISELPKTLSELTDAAEKLDKAGITPFSVGYAEFWILGIHLLNIPMAQQDDPDAFIQALNENKEKFEGNEQFQQFLKLFDLTIKYGNKNPLTTDYNTQVTQFAQGETAILQQGNWAQQMILDVNPDIEMGFVPIPINDDKEKMDRLPVGVPNNWVVNKNSEYKEEAKDFLEWMATSDTGKDYMVNKFKFIPAFKSIEANDLGPLADDILAYSNEGKTISWNWFKYPDGAVNEYGALMQAYVGGQKTGDEMLQDFTKVWADKAK, encoded by the coding sequence ATGAAACGTAAATGGAGATTATCGACCGCCGTGATGACGGCTGGGATGGTATTGACTCTTGCGGCCTGTGGCGGCGGGTCGCTTACGGAAGATGAAGGATCGAACGATGCGAACGCGGATAGCGGGGACAAACAAGACGTCACGTTGAACGTCTTCCAGTTCAAGGCGGAAATCGCCAAAGACCTCGAGGCGATGGCGAAAGAATACGAAGAAGAGACGGGCGTCAAAGTGACCGTCCAAACGGTCGGAGGCGGAGCCGACTATGGGGCAGCGCTCAAGTCCCAGTTCGCGTCAGGCAATGAACCGGACATCTTCAATAACGGTGGCTTCACCGAAGCACAAACGTGGAAAGACAAGTTGGAAGACTTGTCGGACGAGAAATGGGTCGGTGACTTGACCGAAGTGGCCAAAGAACCGATGACGATGGACGACAAACTGTACGGGATGCCGATGAACTTGGAAGGATACGGCTTCATCTACAACAAGGAGCTGTTCGAGAAGGCGGGCATCAGTGAGTTGCCGAAGACGTTGTCTGAGTTGACGGATGCGGCTGAGAAGTTGGATAAAGCAGGCATCACGCCGTTCTCGGTCGGTTATGCCGAATTCTGGATTCTCGGAATTCACTTGCTCAACATTCCGATGGCGCAACAAGACGACCCGGATGCGTTCATCCAGGCACTGAACGAGAATAAAGAAAAATTTGAGGGCAATGAGCAGTTCCAACAATTCTTGAAACTGTTTGACCTCACCATCAAATACGGCAATAAGAACCCGCTCACGACGGACTATAACACGCAAGTCACACAGTTCGCTCAAGGTGAGACGGCAATACTTCAGCAAGGGAACTGGGCGCAACAGATGATTCTCGACGTGAATCCGGACATCGAGATGGGCTTCGTGCCAATTCCGATCAATGATGACAAAGAAAAGATGGACCGCCTCCCGGTCGGTGTCCCGAACAACTGGGTCGTCAACAAAAACTCCGAGTATAAGGAAGAAGCGAAGGATTTCCTCGAATGGATGGCGACGTCCGATACGGGTAAAGACTACATGGTCAACAAGTTCAAATTTATCCCGGCGTTCAAATCGATTGAAGCGAACGACCTTGGACCACTTGCGGACGATATCTTGGCCTATTCGAACGAAGGCAAGACGATTTCGTGGAACTGGTTCAAGTATCCGGATGGTGCGGTCAACGAGTATGGCGCACTGATGCAAGCATACGTTGGCGGTCAAAAGACAGGCGACGAGATGCTTCAAGACTTCACGAAAGTATGGGCCGATAAGGCGAAATGA
- the asnA gene encoding aspartate--ammonia ligase, with the protein MTTTATSKMKAKQQAITVVKATFEDKFSTALGLTQVQAPLFVTSASGVNDHLNGVERIIQFDTQYPGHELEIVQSLAKWKREALGRYGFEVGEGLYTQMRAIRRDEELDATHSLHVDQWDWERVIAREHRTTEYLKATVESIYAALRETEQTVESMYGIEAILPESIHFLTSQELEDLYPTLTPKEREHAICKAYGAVFLSQIGGALASGDKHDGRAADYDDWSLNGDILVWHPELESAFELSSMGIRVDETVLAEQLATAGAEEKRKYPFHQAVLEGRLPLTIGGGIGQSRVAMYLLRARHIGEVQSSVWPSEMITACEEAGISLL; encoded by the coding sequence ATGACAACGACAGCAACAAGCAAGATGAAAGCGAAACAACAGGCGATTACAGTAGTGAAGGCGACATTCGAAGACAAGTTCAGCACGGCGCTTGGGTTGACACAAGTGCAGGCCCCGCTGTTCGTCACATCGGCGAGCGGTGTCAACGACCACTTGAACGGCGTCGAACGCATTATTCAGTTCGACACGCAGTATCCGGGACACGAACTTGAAATCGTTCAGTCGCTCGCGAAATGGAAACGAGAAGCGCTCGGCCGTTACGGATTCGAGGTCGGGGAAGGCTTGTACACCCAGATGCGCGCCATCCGTCGTGATGAAGAGCTCGACGCGACGCACTCGCTTCACGTCGACCAATGGGATTGGGAACGCGTCATCGCCCGGGAACACCGGACGACGGAGTACTTGAAGGCGACGGTCGAATCGATTTACGCGGCACTCCGCGAGACGGAACAGACGGTCGAATCGATGTACGGGATTGAGGCGATTTTGCCAGAGTCGATTCATTTCTTGACGAGCCAAGAACTCGAAGACCTTTACCCGACGCTCACACCAAAAGAACGTGAGCACGCGATTTGTAAAGCGTACGGTGCGGTCTTCCTCTCGCAAATCGGTGGTGCACTCGCCTCAGGCGATAAGCATGACGGTCGTGCGGCCGACTACGATGACTGGTCACTCAACGGCGACATCCTCGTCTGGCACCCGGAACTCGAATCGGCGTTCGAATTGTCGTCGATGGGGATCCGTGTCGACGAGACGGTACTCGCTGAGCAGTTGGCTACTGCCGGTGCCGAAGAGAAACGGAAGTACCCGTTCCACCAAGCCGTCCTCGAAGGACGCCTCCCGCTTACCATCGGAGGGGGCATCGGGCAATCCCGTGTCGCCATGTACTTGCTTCGTGCCCGCCATATCGGCGAAGTCCAATCTTCGGTTTGGCCGAGTGAGATGATCACCGCGTGTGAAGAAGCCGGAATCAGCCTGTTGTAA
- a CDS encoding carbohydrate ABC transporter permease — protein MGGYTAGLGLVELVAILLGLLYLVPFYYVIVNSFKSIAEIYTNTSALPNVWLASNYSEAWEAMNYGRVFLNSLLITAGANLLIVLFTSMAAWKLVRTKHWISTVIFFLFVAAMVIPFQSIMIPLVKVSSVLGLLNSHWGLMVMYLGFGSGISVFLYHGFMKSIPEEIEEAAIIDGCSTWGVFWRIVFPLLKPITVTIVILNSLWIWNDFLLPSLVLRDIELRTIPLATFYFFGQYTKQWDLALAGLVLGIVPLLVFFFGMQKHIIKGITSGSIK, from the coding sequence ATGGGCGGATATACGGCGGGGCTCGGTCTCGTCGAGTTGGTGGCGATTTTACTCGGGCTCTTGTACCTCGTCCCGTTCTATTACGTCATCGTCAACTCGTTCAAATCGATCGCCGAGATTTACACGAATACGTCTGCCTTGCCGAACGTTTGGCTCGCCTCGAACTATTCAGAGGCATGGGAGGCGATGAACTACGGACGCGTCTTCTTGAACTCGCTCCTCATCACGGCCGGCGCGAACCTACTGATCGTGTTGTTCACATCGATGGCGGCTTGGAAGCTCGTCCGGACGAAACATTGGATTTCGACGGTCATCTTCTTCTTGTTCGTCGCGGCGATGGTCATCCCGTTCCAGTCAATCATGATTCCGCTCGTGAAAGTATCGAGCGTACTCGGGTTGTTAAACAGCCATTGGGGACTGATGGTCATGTATCTCGGGTTTGGGTCAGGCATCTCCGTGTTCTTATATCACGGGTTTATGAAGTCGATTCCGGAAGAAATCGAAGAAGCAGCCATCATTGACGGTTGCTCGACGTGGGGCGTCTTTTGGCGCATCGTGTTCCCGCTTTTAAAACCGATCACGGTGACAATCGTCATCTTGAACAGCCTTTGGATTTGGAACGACTTTCTGTTACCTTCACTTGTCCTCCGAGACATCGAACTGCGGACGATTCCGCTCGCGACGTTCTATTTCTTCGGACAATATACAAAACAATGGGATTTGGCACTCGCAGGTTTAGTCCTTGGGATCGTTCCGCTCCTCGTCTTTTTCTTCGGTATGCAAAAGCATATTATCAAAGGGATTACGAGCGGCTCGATCAAATAA